The genome window GCCGACCCAACATACAGAATTGGTGAAGCCGAGTGGAATGGCATTAGAGCCATTTCTTTAGTACAAGAGCCACATGCCTCAAGATGGCAAAATGCTGCTGACTTTGCAGCTAAAGTTATTCAGGTTTTCTCTGAAGATATCGGTATGTACGTTTATAACAAAATCATTGTTGCTGATGCTAGAGATGGTATGGAATACCCCATGATTACACTAGATAGTGGTAGTGACCCTGGCTATAGAGGATTATTAGCTCACGAAATTGGACACCAATGGTTTTATGCTCAAGTAGGTTCTAATGAAACTTACAGAGCTGCAATGGATGAAGGATTTACTCAGTTTTTAACTGCTTGGGCATTAACAAAAATTGATGGGGATTATCTAGTTAGAGAAAAGCCAAGTAGCAAATACGGCATACGTTTTACAAAAGACGTTAAAGCCATAGACTCAAGAGTATATTATGCTTATTTACGAGATGCAACTAAATACAATGACCCTGCTTTAAACACGCATTCTGATGATTTTGGTAGCGCACTTGGTCATGGTGGAGGATACCGCCACGTTTATTACAAGACAGGTGCTATGCTATATAATCTTCAATACGTTTTGGGTGATGAACTCTTTTTAGAAGCTATGCAACACTATTTTCAAAAGTGGAAAATGGCACATCCCTATTTTGAAGATTTTAGAGAGTCTATTATAGAATATACCAAAGTAGATTTAAACTGGTTTTTTGACCAATGGTTAGAAACCAGTAAAACTATTGATTACAGCATTGATAATGTAAAAAATATTGTTCAAGATAAATATGAAATTACTTTTGAACGTAAAGGCGAAATGCAAATGCCTATTGATTTTAGTGTTTTTGCTAATGATGGAAAAGAGTACAAATACCACATTCCAAATCATTGGTTTGTAAAAAATACCGATGCAACGGTATTAAACAAATGGCACGCTTGGGGTAAATTGTATCCTAAATATATTGCAACTGTAGAAATTCCATCTGGTATAGAACGTGTCGTTATTGACCCTACTAACCGACTAGCAGACAAGTATATGTTAAATAATGTTAGTAAAGTACCAATGGAGGTCGATTTCGATTCAAGGGTTTGGAATATTCCAGATTGGAAGCAATACGAACTAAACGCAAGACCAGATGTATGGTATAATAATTATGATGGTGTTAAATTAGGTTTTCATATTAATGGAGATTATATGAACTACCACCATAAAGTAGATGCTAACGTTTGGCTAAATACGGCTTTCCTTCAAGATTATAATTATTATGATTATTATCAAAATGAATATAACCCATTCTCCTATCGCTTTAATTATAATACAGGCTTAGATAAATTCAGTAAGCATACAGATATCACTTTACATAGTAGATTGCTAGATGGATTAAATCTAAATAAAATTAAAATGAAGAAATACGATTATTCTAAAAAGAATATGTTTTATGCTTCATTTAAAAGTATGTACCGAGCCAAAGAATCAGACTTAAGATATACCAATTATAAAGTTTGGGAAAGTGAAAAATTCAATAATACTGCATCTTTTGGGTGGACGCATTCTTATAATTACAAAGGAGGTGATGGTGAACTTAACTTAGAATTAACGAGTTCATCTGTAGGAAGTGACTATGATTATTCTAAGGTAGTTCTAACTTCCGTACACAAGAGTAAATTAGGAAAATTACAACTCAACACGCGCTTATTTGGTCAATACGGTAGTGGAACGAATTGGGCTGGAGAATCAAGGCTTAATCTTGCAGGTGCTAATTCCGAGGAATTAATGGAAAATAAGTTCACTAGAGCAGAAGGTTTCATTCCTAATCAATGGCTTGGTTATGGAAGCACCACCAATCATTTTCAAATGGGTGGTGGCTTAAACCTCAGAGGTTATGCAGGTTATTATGCTCCGGAGATAAATGAAGATGGCAATTATTTACTCTCTTATAACGGGACTTCAGGTGCTTCAATAAGTGCTGAATTAGAGTTTCAGAATATCTTTTCATTAAATAGAATTTTTGGCTTACCATTCAAAAGTTATCTCTTCGCCGATGCTGGTGTGATAAACACTACAGAAATAACAAGAGAAAATTATAAAGAAGCTTTTTCAAAGGTACGCTCAGATGCTGGATTAGGTTTTGCTCTAACCTTTAATGAATGGGGACCTTTACAAATGATAGAGCCCATAACTTTGAGATTAGATTTACCATTTTTCTTAAATAGATACCCAAGTATTGACGAAGGTTATTTTCAGACCAATAGGTTTGTTGTAGGAATCGGCAGAACATTTTAACCATTAGTTTATTATGACAAAGATATTAGTAACAGGAGGAGCAGGATATATAGGGTCTCATACTCTTGTTGAATTATCAGCAAACAATTTCGAACCTATTATAGTTGATAACCTTTGTAACACCTCTATTCAGAATATTAAAGGTGCTGAGAAAATTATTGGCAAACACATACCTTTTTTCAATGTAGATTGTACCAATGAAGAGGCATTAAATGCTGTCTTTGAACAAGAAAAAAATATTGAAGGTGCTATACATTTTGCAGCCTATAAATCTGTTGAAGAATCGGTCAGAGAACCAGAAAAATACCACTTAAATAATATAGGCTCTTTACAAGTTCTATTGAATGTAATGAAAAAACATAAAGTAGAAAATATCATTTTCTCATCCTCATGTACAGTTTATGGTAGCCCAGATGTATTACCTGTCAGTGAGAGTGCCCCTTTCAAAAAAGCAGAATCTCCTTATGGTGAGACAAAACAACTTTGCGAAGAATTATTAAACAAGACCAATATTAGTGGTATTTCATTACGCTACTTCA of Flavobacteriales bacterium contains these proteins:
- a CDS encoding M1 family peptidase; the encoded protein is MRLFFILLAILSSTISFSQNIYNPLSKPNTYNQADNPNYWKNKAPAGYWQQDVHYTIIANIDETKDIIDATEQLVYWNNSPDDLNELYFHLYQNAFTPNSYCSELHNQNQKEISYGRYEKQGLGTVVKNLKVDGKLVETILDNTILKVILNEPLKSGDKITINMDFKTYFDTGSLRRRMKTFNAFGNTHYDGVLWYPRIAVYDKKFGWTKDQHLGKEFYGDFGTFDVELTFASNYIVEATGALQNREEVMPASLREKLDIKNFANKPWNSPPSIIIPYDSLSRKTWIYHAENVHDFAFTADPTYRIGEAEWNGIRAISLVQEPHASRWQNAADFAAKVIQVFSEDIGMYVYNKIIVADARDGMEYPMITLDSGSDPGYRGLLAHEIGHQWFYAQVGSNETYRAAMDEGFTQFLTAWALTKIDGDYLVREKPSSKYGIRFTKDVKAIDSRVYYAYLRDATKYNDPALNTHSDDFGSALGHGGGYRHVYYKTGAMLYNLQYVLGDELFLEAMQHYFQKWKMAHPYFEDFRESIIEYTKVDLNWFFDQWLETSKTIDYSIDNVKNIVQDKYEITFERKGEMQMPIDFSVFANDGKEYKYHIPNHWFVKNTDATVLNKWHAWGKLYPKYIATVEIPSGIERVVIDPTNRLADKYMLNNVSKVPMEVDFDSRVWNIPDWKQYELNARPDVWYNNYDGVKLGFHINGDYMNYHHKVDANVWLNTAFLQDYNYYDYYQNEYNPFSYRFNYNTGLDKFSKHTDITLHSRLLDGLNLNKIKMKKYDYSKKNMFYASFKSMYRAKESDLRYTNYKVWESEKFNNTASFGWTHSYNYKGGDGELNLELTSSSVGSDYDYSKVVLTSVHKSKLGKLQLNTRLFGQYGSGTNWAGESRLNLAGANSEELMENKFTRAEGFIPNQWLGYGSTTNHFQMGGGLNLRGYAGYYAPEINEDGNYLLSYNGTSGASISAELEFQNIFSLNRIFGLPFKSYLFADAGVINTTEITRENYKEAFSKVRSDAGLGFALTFNEWGPLQMIEPITLRLDLPFFLNRYPSIDEGYFQTNRFVVGIGRTF
- the galE gene encoding UDP-glucose 4-epimerase GalE; this encodes MTKILVTGGAGYIGSHTLVELSANNFEPIIVDNLCNTSIQNIKGAEKIIGKHIPFFNVDCTNEEALNAVFEQEKNIEGAIHFAAYKSVEESVREPEKYHLNNIGSLQVLLNVMKKHKVENIIFSSSCTVYGSPDVLPVSESAPFKKAESPYGETKQLCEELLNKTNISGISLRYFNPIGSHESGLIGDCSSDKASNLVPIITETAIGIREQITVFGDDYDTKDGTCLRDYIHVVDLANAHVKALQYVMKNKGKSAFNIGTGNGVSVLEAIHIFEQVNDIKVNYKIGPRRAGDVEKIYSDNTLSSNQLQWKAKKTLEDAMKSAWKWEQQKSS